A portion of the Streptomyces sp. NBC_00376 genome contains these proteins:
- a CDS encoding AIM24 family protein: MKSDLFSSENLAQQATAPGMTLQNAKSIKYAVNGEMHARQGAMIAFRGDLQFERKGQGIGGMLKRAVTGEGLPLMAVRGQGEAWFAHEAANCFIVEMEHGDVLTINGRNVLCFDPTISYEIKTVKGAGMTGGGLFNSVFTGYGKLGLMCEGHPIVIPVTPQQPVCVDTDAVVGWSANLATSLHRSQSVGSMIRGGSGEAVQLRLDGEGFVIVRPSEAKPEKTAN, from the coding sequence ATGAAGAGCGATCTCTTTTCCAGCGAGAACCTGGCACAGCAGGCGACGGCCCCCGGGATGACCCTGCAGAACGCCAAATCCATCAAGTACGCCGTCAACGGCGAGATGCACGCCCGCCAGGGAGCGATGATCGCCTTCCGCGGTGATCTGCAGTTCGAGCGCAAGGGCCAGGGCATAGGCGGCATGCTGAAGCGCGCCGTCACCGGAGAGGGACTGCCGCTGATGGCGGTCCGCGGCCAGGGCGAGGCATGGTTCGCGCACGAGGCCGCCAACTGCTTCATCGTGGAGATGGAGCACGGCGACGTCCTCACGATCAACGGCCGCAACGTGCTCTGCTTCGATCCCACGATCTCCTACGAGATCAAGACCGTGAAGGGTGCCGGGATGACCGGCGGCGGGCTCTTCAACAGCGTCTTCACCGGCTACGGCAAGCTCGGCCTGATGTGCGAGGGACACCCCATAGTGATTCCCGTCACGCCGCAGCAGCCGGTCTGCGTCGACACGGACGCGGTGGTCGGCTGGAGCGCCAACCTGGCCACGTCGCTGCACCGTTCGCAGAGCGTCGGCTCGATGATCCGCGGCGGATCCGGCGAGGCCGTCCAACTGCGGCTGGACGGCGAGGGATTCGTGATCGTGCGGCCCAGCGAGGCCAAGCCCGAGAAGACCGCCAACTGA
- a CDS encoding peptidyl-tRNA hydrolase: protein MSSNDIPTSPSTPHSPAADSPFRSEPTSRDEAPQYVLPLVVHIEKTAPPARTDALRTAARAVLVMLSDERSVGEGEWARAMRDWQDARIRKVVRRARGAEWRKASALPGITVTGEGAEVRVFPPVPLDGWPKELAKLQVSGTDLDDPEPPAAPDRQSPVLWLNPELDMSAGKAMAQAGHGAQLAWWELSDTERKAWREAGFPLSVATAEAGRWPELTASGLPVVQDAGFTEIAPGSCTVVADHPALRRG from the coding sequence GTGAGCAGCAATGACATTCCCACGTCCCCGTCCACTCCCCATTCGCCCGCGGCGGACAGCCCGTTCAGGTCCGAGCCGACGAGCCGCGACGAGGCGCCGCAGTACGTGCTGCCGTTGGTCGTGCACATCGAGAAGACCGCTCCCCCGGCCCGTACCGACGCGTTGCGGACCGCGGCCCGCGCGGTGCTCGTGATGCTCTCCGACGAGCGCTCGGTGGGCGAGGGCGAGTGGGCGCGGGCGATGCGGGACTGGCAGGACGCCCGGATCCGCAAGGTGGTGCGGCGGGCGCGCGGCGCGGAGTGGCGCAAGGCCTCCGCGCTGCCGGGCATCACGGTCACGGGCGAGGGCGCCGAGGTGCGGGTCTTCCCGCCGGTGCCGCTGGACGGCTGGCCCAAGGAGCTGGCGAAGCTCCAGGTGTCGGGGACGGATCTGGACGACCCGGAGCCGCCTGCCGCGCCCGATCGCCAGAGCCCGGTGCTGTGGCTCAACCCGGAGCTGGACATGTCGGCGGGCAAGGCCATGGCGCAGGCCGGGCACGGCGCGCAGCTCGCCTGGTGGGAGCTGTCGGACACGGAGCGCAAGGCGTGGCGCGAGGCGGGCTTCCCGCTCTCGGTCGCCACCGCGGAGGCGGGGCGCTGGCCGGAGCTCACGGCGAGCGGGCTTCCGGTGGTGCAGGACGCCGGGTTCACCGAGATCGCGCCCGGGTCGTGCACCGTGGTCGCCGACCACCCGGCGCTGCGACGCGGCTGA
- a CDS encoding DUF692 domain-containing protein — protein sequence MKLGIGIGWRPEIADVVEALPGIDWVEAVAENICTGRLPDSLVRLRERGVTVVPHGVSLGLGGADRPDPGRLADLAARAELLSAPLVTEHIAFVRAGGPRTSSPGLEAGHLLPVPRTRDALDVLCENVRIAQESLPVPLALENIAALISWPDEELTEGQFLAELVERTGVRLLIDVANLHTNHVNRGEDPATALDELPVEAIAYVHVAGGVEKDGVWHDTHAHPVTEPVLDVLAGLRSRVDPPGVLLERDDDFPPAEELAGELDTIRATLNRAAGDTKRPAPRVRPSTRAGASTSTDATRDRLAAAQTALLSALVAGGPAPQGFDRRRLGVQSRALAAKRAGVVAKVAPELPEILGTGYREAFLSYAATRPMSAGYRRDAMDFAEDLLIAGRPTDDAARRRLTHWWQDRAGARPPRRTTRLVRAARAALIGR from the coding sequence ATGAAGCTGGGTATCGGGATCGGCTGGCGGCCGGAGATAGCGGATGTTGTCGAGGCGCTGCCGGGGATCGACTGGGTGGAGGCGGTCGCGGAGAACATCTGCACCGGCCGTCTCCCCGATTCGCTGGTACGGCTCAGGGAGCGCGGTGTCACGGTCGTCCCGCACGGCGTCTCGCTGGGCCTCGGCGGAGCCGACCGCCCCGATCCGGGCCGGCTCGCCGATCTCGCCGCCCGCGCCGAACTGCTCTCCGCGCCCCTGGTGACCGAGCACATCGCGTTCGTACGGGCCGGGGGGCCGCGCACCTCCTCGCCGGGGCTGGAAGCGGGCCATCTGCTGCCCGTCCCACGGACCCGGGACGCACTGGACGTGCTGTGCGAGAACGTGCGCATCGCGCAGGAGTCGCTGCCGGTGCCGCTGGCCCTGGAGAACATCGCGGCGCTGATCTCCTGGCCCGACGAGGAGCTGACCGAGGGGCAGTTCCTGGCGGAGCTGGTCGAGCGGACCGGGGTCCGGCTGCTGATCGACGTCGCCAATCTGCACACCAACCACGTCAACCGGGGCGAGGACCCGGCCACCGCACTGGACGAGCTGCCGGTGGAGGCCATCGCGTACGTGCATGTGGCGGGCGGCGTCGAGAAGGACGGTGTCTGGCACGACACCCACGCCCACCCGGTCACCGAGCCCGTACTCGACGTCCTGGCCGGGCTCCGTTCCCGGGTCGACCCGCCCGGCGTCCTGCTGGAGCGGGACGACGACTTCCCGCCGGCCGAGGAGCTGGCGGGCGAACTGGACACGATCCGCGCCACCTTGAACCGGGCGGCGGGGGACACGAAGCGGCCCGCCCCTCGCGTCCGCCCGTCCACGCGGGCCGGAGCGTCCACATCCACCGACGCCACCCGCGACCGGCTCGCGGCCGCCCAGACCGCACTGCTCTCCGCGCTCGTCGCCGGTGGCCCCGCGCCGCAGGGCTTCGACCGGCGCCGCCTCGGGGTCCAGAGCCGTGCCCTGGCCGCCAAGCGGGCCGGGGTCGTCGCCAAGGTGGCACCGGAGCTGCCGGAGATCCTGGGCACCGGCTACCGGGAGGCCTTTCTCTCGTACGCCGCGACCCGCCCCATGTCCGCCGGTTACCGGCGCGACGCGATGGACTTCGCCGAGGACCTGCTGATCGCGGGCCGCCCCACCGACGACGCCGCCCGGCGCAGGCTGACCCACTGGTGGCAGGACCGGGCCGGTGCGCGCCCGCCGCGCCGCACCACCCGGCTCGTACGAGCGGCCCGCGCGGCCCTGATCGGAAGGTGA
- a CDS encoding TIGR04222 domain-containing membrane protein — translation MNTVALLVDLGVVVSSVLLVVGLSRARGGTGGAVHDVYEAAFLNGGPGRVADAALTAMHADGRLAVGGPGIVAVQRAEAHDPVERAVLQEHASAPSGALHTLREAVMRHPAVQEVGDGLAARGLLAAPTANRTWRRWGVTQGMVCVLAVPLSIVATVLDPLSADFSTVPFFFKVFPVLIVGIFTGFICAGVARGRVTRSGRRAAEAFRTAQAYNPDPAHAVAAHGLRAIPDPVFQEQLIAAARMQPHGRTAGRRAHAAAASTGASALLLAPVVWCAGTSPGHGSCGSSGDGGGGAGGGGGCSSGASCGSGSGCGGSSGSGCGGSSGSSCGGGGSSCGGGSSCGS, via the coding sequence ATGAACACCGTCGCACTGCTCGTGGACCTCGGCGTCGTGGTCTCCTCCGTACTCCTGGTCGTGGGGCTCTCGCGGGCCCGTGGCGGCACCGGCGGCGCCGTCCACGACGTCTACGAAGCCGCCTTCCTCAACGGCGGCCCGGGCAGGGTCGCGGACGCCGCGCTCACCGCGATGCATGCGGACGGCCGGCTGGCCGTCGGGGGCCCCGGAATCGTCGCCGTCCAGCGGGCCGAAGCCCATGACCCGGTGGAGCGCGCGGTGCTCCAGGAACACGCCTCGGCTCCCAGCGGGGCGTTGCACACCCTGCGCGAGGCGGTGATGCGGCACCCCGCGGTGCAGGAGGTCGGCGACGGGCTCGCGGCCCGCGGTCTGCTGGCCGCGCCCACCGCGAACCGGACGTGGCGCCGCTGGGGCGTCACCCAGGGGATGGTCTGCGTACTGGCCGTCCCGCTCTCCATCGTGGCGACCGTCCTGGATCCCCTGTCCGCGGACTTCTCCACCGTTCCCTTCTTCTTCAAGGTGTTCCCGGTCCTGATCGTCGGTATCTTCACCGGCTTCATCTGCGCCGGGGTCGCCCGGGGACGCGTCACCAGGTCGGGGCGCCGGGCCGCCGAGGCGTTCCGTACCGCCCAGGCGTACAACCCCGACCCGGCCCACGCGGTGGCCGCGCACGGGCTGCGGGCGATCCCCGACCCCGTGTTCCAGGAGCAGCTGATCGCGGCGGCCCGGATGCAGCCGCACGGCCGGACGGCGGGGCGGCGTGCCCACGCGGCGGCGGCGTCCACGGGCGCCTCCGCGCTGCTCCTCGCGCCGGTGGTGTGGTGCGCCGGTACGAGTCCCGGTCACGGCAGTTGCGGGAGCTCCGGTGACGGGGGCGGCGGGGCGGGCGGCGGTGGCGGGTGCAGTTCCGGGGCGAGCTGTGGCTCGGGGTCCGGCTGCGGCGGATCGAGCGGCTCCGGCTGCGGTGGCAGCAGTGGTTCCAGTTGTGGCGGCGGCGGATCCAGTTGTGGCGGCGGGTCCAGCTGCGGCAGTTAG
- the hemQ gene encoding hydrogen peroxide-dependent heme synthase, with amino-acid sequence MSAPETVKSSKGPNAGKKAKDLNEVIRYTLWSVFKLRDVLPADRAGYADEVQELFDQLAAKDITVRGTYDVSGLRADADVMIWWHAETADELQEAYNLFRRTKLGLALEPVWSNMALHRPAEFNKSHIPAFLADETPRNYISVYPFVRSYDWYLLPDEDRRRMLADHGKMARGYPDVRANTVASFSLGDYEWILAFEADELYRIVDLMRHLRASEARMHVREEVPFYTGRRKSVADLVAGLA; translated from the coding sequence ATGAGTGCGCCTGAGACTGTGAAATCAAGCAAGGGCCCCAACGCGGGTAAGAAGGCCAAGGACCTCAACGAGGTCATCCGCTACACGCTGTGGTCCGTCTTCAAGCTGCGCGACGTCCTGCCCGCGGACCGGGCCGGCTACGCCGACGAGGTCCAGGAGCTGTTCGACCAGCTCGCGGCCAAGGACATCACCGTCCGCGGCACCTACGACGTCTCCGGCCTGCGTGCCGACGCCGACGTCATGATCTGGTGGCACGCCGAGACGGCGGACGAGCTCCAGGAGGCGTATAACCTCTTCCGGCGCACCAAGCTGGGCCTGGCGCTGGAGCCGGTCTGGTCGAACATGGCGCTGCACCGTCCCGCCGAGTTCAACAAGTCGCACATTCCGGCCTTCCTGGCCGACGAGACGCCGCGCAACTACATCAGCGTCTACCCCTTCGTGCGCTCCTACGACTGGTACCTGCTGCCGGACGAGGACCGCCGTCGCATGCTCGCGGACCACGGCAAGATGGCGCGCGGCTACCCCGACGTCCGGGCCAACACCGTCGCCTCCTTCTCGCTCGGCGACTACGAGTGGATTCTCGCCTTCGAGGCCGACGAGCTCTACCGCATCGTCGACCTGATGCGTCACCTGCGGGCCTCCGAGGCGCGGATGCACGTCCGCGAAGAGGTCCCGTTCTACACGGGGCGCAGGAAGTCGGTTGCAGACCTGGTGGCCGGGCTCGCGTAG
- the hemG gene encoding protoporphyrinogen oxidase, with the protein MQRSINRADPGTGHVVVIGGGIAGLAAAHRLLGTGLRVTLLEATERLGGKLMTGEIAGTQVDLGAESMLARRPEGVGLAREVGLGDRLQPPATATASVWTRDALRPMPKGHVMGVPGDPAALTGLLTPEGLARIAQERDLTPTPVGDDVAVGAYVADRLGREVVDRLVEPLLGGVYAGDAYRISMRAAVPQLFEAAREGGSLLDAVLRIQERVAARQQTGPVFQGIEGGIGTLPRAVADAVRAGGGEILTATPVLGLTRTAEGWDVRTDTRVIKADGIVLAAPAWSASTLLAAESPAASAELAGVEYASMALVTMAFRRSDVAATTALDGRSGFLVPPVDGRTIKASTFSSHKWNWVADAAPDLFVLRTSVGRYGEEDHIHREDGEIVDVSLRDLAEATGLAAKPVDTEVTRWIGGLPQYPVGHLSRVARIRDEVAKLPALRVCGAVYDGVGIPACIASAHRAADEIAADITGGPGEEIIATSTLVKGTRSEAGQ; encoded by the coding sequence ATGCAGCGTTCAATAAACCGCGCGGACCCGGGCACCGGACATGTCGTCGTCATCGGCGGTGGCATCGCCGGTCTCGCCGCCGCCCACCGGCTTTTGGGGACCGGCCTGCGGGTCACCCTGCTGGAGGCCACCGAGCGGCTCGGCGGCAAGCTCATGACCGGTGAGATCGCCGGCACCCAGGTCGACCTCGGTGCGGAGTCGATGCTCGCCCGCCGCCCGGAGGGGGTCGGCCTGGCACGCGAAGTCGGGCTCGGCGACCGCCTCCAGCCGCCCGCCACGGCCACCGCCTCGGTCTGGACGCGCGACGCCCTGCGCCCCATGCCCAAGGGCCATGTGATGGGTGTCCCCGGCGACCCGGCCGCGCTGACCGGACTGCTCACCCCCGAGGGCCTCGCCCGCATCGCGCAGGAGCGCGACCTCACCCCGACCCCCGTCGGTGACGACGTCGCCGTCGGCGCGTACGTCGCCGACCGGCTGGGCCGAGAGGTCGTCGACCGGCTCGTGGAGCCGCTGCTCGGCGGCGTGTACGCGGGCGACGCCTACCGGATCTCGATGCGCGCCGCCGTACCGCAGCTCTTCGAGGCGGCGCGGGAGGGCGGCTCCCTGCTCGACGCCGTCCTGCGCATCCAGGAACGGGTCGCCGCCCGGCAGCAGACCGGACCGGTCTTCCAGGGCATCGAGGGCGGCATCGGCACCCTGCCCCGAGCGGTCGCCGACGCGGTGCGCGCGGGCGGCGGGGAGATCCTCACCGCCACCCCCGTCCTCGGCCTGACCCGTACCGCCGAAGGCTGGGACGTCCGCACGGACACCCGGGTCATCAAGGCCGACGGCATCGTGCTCGCCGCCCCCGCCTGGTCCGCCTCCACGCTGCTCGCCGCCGAGTCACCGGCAGCCTCCGCCGAGCTCGCCGGTGTCGAGTACGCGTCGATGGCGCTCGTCACGATGGCCTTCCGCCGATCCGACGTCGCCGCCACGACCGCACTCGACGGCCGCTCCGGCTTCCTCGTCCCCCCGGTCGACGGCCGCACCATCAAGGCGTCCACCTTCTCCTCCCACAAGTGGAACTGGGTCGCCGACGCGGCCCCGGACCTCTTCGTGCTGCGCACCTCCGTCGGCCGCTACGGCGAGGAGGATCACATCCACCGCGAGGACGGCGAGATCGTCGACGTGTCGCTGCGTGACCTCGCCGAGGCGACCGGACTGGCCGCGAAGCCCGTGGACACCGAGGTCACCCGGTGGATCGGCGGGCTGCCCCAGTACCCGGTGGGACATCTCTCCCGGGTCGCCCGGATCCGCGACGAGGTCGCCAAGCTGCCCGCGCTGCGGGTCTGCGGAGCGGTCTACGACGGCGTCGGCATCCCGGCCTGCATCGCGAGCGCCCACCGCGCCGCGGACGAAATCGCGGCCGACATCACCGGCGGTCCCGGGGAAGAGATCATCGCCACGTCGACCCTGGTTAAGGGCACACGGAGCGAGGCGGGACAATAG
- a CDS encoding DUF4349 domain-containing protein — protein MQRHRHPGRSSVRRPRLVLAAGLVAGLLTLSGCGASDSASDTSSGDSKRAIGAPEQGAADAAAGKAEQETGGSPSQEKPQGKKSDALPSGTHVIRTASLSVEVGNVPKAAVLARSAAEGAGGLVAREETERVDDTHEVSHLVLRVPQGEYEAVLKRLAGTGKLLSRTSSAKDVTDQVVDVESRIATQRASVARVRKLMDRAEKLSDVVTLEGELSSRQASLESLLAQQASLKDRTTLATITLDLSEPETVAKDDDDGPGFLDALSGGWHAFVTALLWLAMAVGAAAPFLAALAVLLLVWRLLRRRLAGRSARRTSGPGGSSPAPPAS, from the coding sequence ATGCAGAGACACCGGCATCCTGGCCGTTCATCGGTCCGTCGTCCGCGCCTGGTCCTGGCGGCCGGCCTCGTGGCCGGCCTGCTCACGCTGAGCGGCTGCGGCGCCTCGGACAGTGCGAGCGACACGAGTTCCGGCGACAGCAAGAGGGCGATCGGCGCTCCGGAGCAGGGCGCCGCCGACGCGGCGGCCGGGAAGGCGGAGCAGGAGACGGGCGGTTCGCCGTCGCAGGAGAAGCCGCAGGGGAAGAAGAGCGACGCCCTGCCCTCCGGCACCCATGTCATCCGTACCGCCTCGCTCTCGGTGGAGGTCGGGAACGTGCCGAAGGCGGCCGTGCTCGCCCGTTCGGCCGCGGAGGGTGCGGGCGGTCTGGTGGCCCGCGAGGAGACCGAGCGGGTCGACGACACGCATGAGGTGTCACATCTCGTGCTGCGCGTTCCGCAGGGCGAGTACGAAGCGGTGCTGAAGCGGCTCGCGGGCACCGGGAAGCTGCTGTCGCGCACCTCGTCGGCGAAGGACGTCACCGACCAGGTGGTCGACGTGGAGAGCCGGATCGCCACCCAGCGGGCGAGTGTGGCGAGGGTACGGAAGCTGATGGACCGGGCGGAGAAACTCAGCGACGTGGTCACGCTGGAGGGCGAGCTGAGCAGCCGTCAGGCGTCCCTGGAGTCGCTGCTGGCCCAGCAGGCGTCGCTGAAGGACCGCACCACGCTCGCCACGATCACCCTCGACCTCTCCGAGCCGGAGACGGTGGCGAAGGACGACGATGACGGGCCCGGCTTCCTGGACGCGCTGAGCGGCGGCTGGCACGCGTTCGTGACGGCGCTGCTGTGGCTGGCGATGGCGGTGGGCGCCGCGGCCCCGTTCCTGGCGGCGCTGGCCGTGCTCCTGCTGGTGTGGCGGCTGCTGCGCCGCCGGCTGGCCGGACGCAGTGCGCGGCGGACGTCCGGGCCGGGCGGGTCCTCGCCCGCTCCCCCGGCGTCGTAG
- a CDS encoding FAD-dependent oxidoreductase, which translates to MTAERLVVIGGDAAGMSAASQARRLRGPDELSIVAFERGHFTSYSACGIPYWVGGDVTARDDLIARTPEEHRARDIDLRMRTEVTEIDVAGQRVRALDLTTGEAYWTGFDKLVIATGARPVRPALPGMDAPGVHGVQTLDDGQALLESLDRAPGSRRAVVVGAGYIGVEMAEAMLKHGFEVTVLNRGEQPMATLDPDMGRLVHDAMDGLGITTVNRAEVTAIRTGSDGRVRAVATGDASYPADVVVLGIGVEPETTLARAVGLPVGPHGGLLTDLSMRVVGHDNIWAGGDCVEVLDLVAGRTRHIALGTHANKHGQIIGSNVGGGYGTFPGVVGTAVSKVCDLEIARTGLREKDARAVGLRYVTATIESTGRAGYYPGARPMTVKMIAEYRTGRLLGVQIVGRDGAAKRVDIAAVALTAGMTVEQMTALDLGYAPPFSPVWDPVLVAARKAVTAVRRAGTA; encoded by the coding sequence ATGACGGCGGAGCGACTGGTGGTCATCGGTGGTGACGCGGCGGGCATGTCCGCCGCGTCCCAGGCCCGCAGGCTCAGGGGCCCCGACGAGCTGAGCATCGTCGCCTTCGAGCGGGGCCATTTCACCTCGTACTCCGCCTGCGGCATCCCGTACTGGGTCGGCGGCGACGTCACGGCGCGGGACGACCTCATCGCGCGTACGCCCGAGGAGCACCGGGCCCGCGACATCGACCTGAGGATGCGCACCGAGGTCACGGAGATCGATGTCGCCGGGCAGCGGGTGCGGGCCCTGGACCTCACCACCGGCGAGGCGTACTGGACGGGCTTCGACAAGCTGGTGATCGCGACCGGGGCCCGCCCGGTGCGCCCGGCGCTGCCCGGCATGGACGCGCCCGGGGTGCACGGGGTGCAGACCCTGGACGACGGGCAGGCGCTGCTGGAGTCCCTGGACCGGGCGCCGGGCAGCAGGCGGGCCGTCGTCGTCGGGGCGGGCTACATCGGCGTGGAGATGGCGGAGGCCATGCTGAAGCACGGCTTCGAGGTGACCGTGCTCAACCGCGGCGAGCAGCCGATGGCGACGCTCGACCCCGACATGGGGCGGCTGGTCCACGACGCGATGGACGGCCTGGGCATCACCACGGTCAACCGGGCCGAGGTCACCGCGATCCGCACCGGTTCGGACGGCAGGGTCCGCGCGGTCGCCACCGGCGACGCCTCCTACCCGGCGGACGTGGTGGTGCTCGGGATCGGCGTCGAGCCGGAGACGACGCTGGCCCGTGCCGTCGGCCTCCCGGTGGGCCCGCACGGCGGGCTGCTGACCGATCTGTCGATGCGGGTCGTCGGCCACGACAACATCTGGGCGGGCGGTGACTGCGTGGAGGTCCTGGACCTGGTGGCGGGCCGCACCCGCCACATCGCGCTGGGCACCCACGCCAACAAGCACGGCCAGATCATCGGGTCCAACGTCGGCGGTGGCTACGGGACGTTCCCGGGGGTGGTCGGCACGGCGGTGAGCAAGGTGTGCGATCTGGAGATCGCCCGCACCGGTCTGCGCGAGAAGGACGCCCGCGCGGTGGGTCTGCGGTACGTCACGGCGACGATCGAGTCGACGGGCCGGGCGGGCTACTACCCGGGGGCGCGGCCCATGACGGTGAAGATGATCGCGGAGTACCGCACGGGCCGGCTGCTCGGGGTGCAGATCGTGGGCCGGGACGGGGCCGCCAAGCGGGTGGACATCGCGGCGGTGGCGCTGACGGCCGGGATGACGGTGGAGCAGATGACCGCCCTGGACCTGGGCTACGCCCCGCCGTTCTCGCCGGTCTGGGACCCGGTCCTGGTGGCGGCCCGCAAGGCGGTGACCGCGGTGCGGCGGGCGGGCACCGCCTGA
- the hemE gene encoding uroporphyrinogen decarboxylase has product MSADDRPTGQQTKTSATHGSAFLKACRREPVPHTPVWFMRQAGRSLPEYLKVREGIPMLDSCMIPELVAEITMQPVRRHKVDAAIYFSDIVVPLKAIGIDLDIKPGVGPVIADPIRTRADLARLRDLTPEDVAYVTEAIGLLTAELGATPLIGFAGAPFTLASYLVEGGPSRNHEHTKALMYGDPQLWADLLDRLAEITGAFLKVQIEAGASAVQLFDSWVGALAPADYRRSVLPASAKVFEAVAPYGVPRIHFGVGTGELLGLMGEAGADVVGVDWRVPLDEAARRVGPGKALQGNLDPAVLFAPTTTVQEKTQEVLDAAAGLEGHVFNLGHGVMPSMDPDALTRLVEYVHTSTER; this is encoded by the coding sequence GTGAGTGCCGACGACCGCCCCACGGGCCAGCAGACGAAGACCTCCGCCACCCATGGGTCGGCGTTCCTGAAGGCGTGCCGACGTGAGCCCGTTCCGCACACGCCGGTCTGGTTCATGCGCCAGGCGGGGCGCTCGCTGCCGGAGTACCTGAAGGTGCGCGAGGGCATCCCGATGCTCGACTCCTGCATGATCCCGGAGCTGGTCGCGGAGATCACGATGCAGCCCGTCCGCCGCCACAAGGTCGACGCCGCGATCTACTTCAGCGACATCGTCGTACCGCTCAAGGCCATCGGGATCGACCTCGACATCAAGCCCGGTGTCGGCCCGGTCATCGCCGACCCGATCCGCACCCGCGCCGACCTGGCCCGGCTGCGCGACCTCACGCCCGAGGACGTCGCCTACGTCACCGAGGCCATCGGCCTGCTCACCGCCGAGCTGGGCGCCACCCCGCTGATCGGTTTCGCCGGGGCGCCGTTCACCCTCGCCAGCTACCTCGTGGAGGGCGGCCCGTCTCGCAACCACGAGCACACCAAGGCCCTGATGTACGGCGACCCGCAGCTCTGGGCGGATCTCCTGGACCGGCTCGCCGAGATCACCGGCGCCTTCCTCAAGGTGCAGATCGAGGCGGGCGCCTCGGCCGTCCAGCTCTTCGACTCCTGGGTGGGTGCGCTGGCCCCCGCCGACTACCGGCGCTCGGTGCTGCCCGCCTCGGCGAAGGTCTTCGAGGCCGTCGCCCCGTACGGCGTCCCGCGCATCCACTTCGGCGTCGGCACCGGCGAACTCCTCGGCCTGATGGGCGAGGCCGGTGCGGACGTCGTCGGCGTCGACTGGCGCGTCCCGCTGGACGAGGCCGCCCGCCGGGTCGGTCCCGGCAAGGCGCTCCAGGGCAACCTCGACCCCGCGGTGCTGTTCGCGCCGACGACGACGGTGCAGGAGAAGACCCAGGAGGTCCTGGACGCGGCCGCCGGTCTCGAGGGCCACGTCTTCAACCTGGGCCACGGCGTGATGCCGTCGATGGACCCCGACGCGCTGACCCGGCTCGTCGAGTACGTGCACACCAGCACCGAGCGCTGA
- a CDS encoding DUF3000 domain-containing protein, translating to MAPAQGQFSDQTDGADSKDSEEGGSVPPAFRSAVDALHSARLRPELEVESTRPPKRLAPYAYALEAAVVDGEDDLADGRLVLLHDPAGHDSWQGTFRLVTLVRAELEPEMAADPLLPEVCWSWLTGALEARGLSYGEAGGTVTRSGSHYFGALGTRRPATQIEIRASWTPREGRGGVPDTAAHLMAWGDMLCQIAGLPPSGPADAAVVTLPQRRGPQVS from the coding sequence ATGGCTCCGGCTCAGGGACAGTTCTCCGATCAAACCGATGGCGCTGACAGCAAGGACAGCGAGGAGGGTGGTTCCGTCCCGCCCGCGTTCCGGTCGGCGGTGGACGCGCTGCACTCCGCGCGCCTCCGCCCCGAGCTGGAGGTGGAGTCGACGAGGCCGCCCAAGCGTCTCGCTCCGTACGCTTACGCCCTGGAGGCGGCGGTCGTCGACGGCGAGGACGATCTCGCCGACGGCCGCCTCGTGCTGCTCCACGACCCGGCCGGGCACGACTCCTGGCAGGGCACCTTCCGCCTGGTGACGCTGGTGCGGGCCGAGCTGGAGCCGGAGATGGCCGCCGACCCGCTGCTGCCGGAGGTTTGCTGGTCCTGGCTGACCGGTGCGCTGGAGGCGCGCGGTCTGTCGTACGGGGAGGCGGGCGGCACGGTGACCCGGTCGGGGTCGCACTACTTCGGCGCGCTGGGCACGCGGCGCCCGGCGACCCAGATCGAGATCCGGGCGTCGTGGACGCCCCGGGAGGGCCGCGGCGGGGTGCCGGACACGGCGGCGCATCTCATGGCGTGGGGCGACATGCTGTGCCAGATCGCCGGCCTGCCGCCGTCGGGCCCCGCCGACGCGGCGGTGGTGACACTCCCGCAGCGACGCGGTCCGCAGGTTTCCTGA